TAGCCACTTGATCACCTAAGCAAACTGTTTAACGTATAGTACATACTCCCATCACATTCCCTGCCAGTTcgtttttcctaatatttagCCCAGTTTGGTTTCCTCACCGACggctgttttatttataaatgagaTGTCTTTCAAGCCCTTGCAGCGTGACTGGTGGAGGAAACCCCTTGCCATCCTCGTTGCTTCCAACACCACGGTGGCACAGGCTCATCCCCAAGCCTGCGCCGGCGGGAGCAGGCTCCGCTGCCTGACTGCGGGCAGCCCGCCGGGGAGGAGCGGACCAGAGGCCGTGGTTGTGCTGCGGGAGCAATTAACTGCCGGCGCGTCCCACGGTGCACCGACCCCATTAAAGGCCGAAGCGACAGCAGCGGCAGTCACCGCGTTTTCAGGCCAAACCGGCGCTTCTGCCTCCAGCGCAGCGTCTCCCTAACGACAGCCGCAGCCACGGGCTGCCCCAGCCGGGCTGGACACGCGGCCGCTCACCTCGCTCGCGGGTGGCAGCCGCCGGCGGTGCCGGGAGGCCGCACGCCCGAGGGCCGGCCCGCACCTGCCCCGCGCCCAGGCGGCCCCACGCCGGTAGGGCAGGcgggccccgcagcccctcacCGGGGGCTTGCCGGCAGGTGCGGGGCGCGCTCGGCAGAGCACCCCGTGGCCGCGGGACACCAGACCGCCGCCTCCGGCCCCTGGCGGCTGGGCTCTggcagcccccgcccgccgAAGCCGCCCGTGAGGCGGGAGCGCGGCCTGAggcgggcggccgggcagcggcggcatCCCGCTCGGCTCCGCTCCTCACGGGGCCGTGGCGCCCCACGCCCCTCCCCCGCCAGAGTTGCCGCCCGTCGGGAGCCGCGGGGCCCGTGTCCCCGCCCGTGCCGGAGCTGCCCGGGGCAGGTGGCGGGGCCCCGCGACGGGCCGGCACCCAGCGCGGTCAGGCCGCGGCGATCAGCGCACCGGTCCGGGCGGGGCCTCCCCGCCCTCACCCCATTGTTGAGGCCATCTCGGCAGTTTCCGCCTTGGCTTCGGCTCCGTCCGCgctgctgtggggaaaggggagggagcTCGGGAagccccggggccgcgccgctccTTCCGGGAGGGCGGGAGGCGGTGCCGCTCACCTGGTGCCGCCGGCGCTGGGGAGCGCCCgagcgcggccccgccgggcgggAGGTGAGCGGCGGCCgcctccgccccgccccgccccgcgcgggaACACGGTCCCCCGGCAGGCAAGCGGGCGTCGGGGGGATGGCACACGCTGCGGCCCCGGCGGCGAGCGACGGCGCTTTGCGGTCGTCGCGGTCGCggctgcggcgggcgggcgggcgagcGCCGGGGCGGCGGCGAGCGGGGGAGGCGGGCAGCTccgggcggccccgcgccgAGGGGTGAGGGGAGCCCCGGCGGGCGCCGGGTGCTGCGGCCAGGGTCGGGCGCCGCGGTCCGAGTCGCGGGAGCCCGGCGGGCGAGGGCGGGCGGTGATGGAGACCCGTCCCCGGGCGCCGGGGAGCTCGCTGGAGAGTTGGCGGGGCGGCGGGACGAGGACGGGCAGCGCTGCGGGACGGTTCACATCTCCccttttgtttctctccagGGTGTTTGTGCTTCTCCGCGTCTCTCTCCCCGCCCCCGTCtctcccgcccgccccgccgggacCTCTCCTCTCCGGGCGGCAGCAGAGCCGCCTCAGGGCGGGCGGCGGCtgaggtgctggtggggggcgCTCTCGCCGTCCAGCCCGCTGGGAACATGGCGACTGGCGGCTACCGCAGCGCCGGGGGCAGCACCACGGACTTTCTGGAGGAGTGGAAAGCAAAGCGGGAGAAGATGCGGGCGAAGCaggcgccgccggccccgggggccgccgccggcggggagGCCAGGCCGGCGGGGGGCGCCTCCTCCGCCGAGCTGAACAACAACCTGCTGCCCggcggcccgcccgccccgcccgaccgcgcggcgccccccgccggcggggccgtCAACTGCGTCAGCCTCGCCAGCGCCGCCTTGGCCCGGTCCGGCCCCGCCAAGGAGCCGCCGCCGGCCCTCGCCGGGGTCCGGGCGGCCGAGCCTGCCGCCaagccgcctcccgccgccgcgccgggctcCCCCGAAGGCGAGGAGAAGCTGGCCGCCAAGGGAAAGAGCTCGGGGCCCAGCGCcaggaaggggaaggggcagaTCGAGAAGAGGAAGCTGAGGGAGAAGCGGAGGTCGACAGGTGTGGTGAACATCCCGGCCGCCGAGGTgagcccgcggcggggggggcgcggccgccgccgcaCCTGAGCCGCCGCTGGGGCGCCGGGAGCGCTGGCGGCCGGGGCGCGtccgcggggctgggggcgcccggggcgggcgggggggcggcggcgcggcgcaCCGTGCTGCGCTGCGGGACGCCCCTCGGCCCTGCCGGGGCTGCTGGCGGGCCGGCCGCGGCCGTGAAGCCGGCCGCCTGCGCCGCGTGGAAAAGCCGTCGGAGGGGCGTGCGGCGGTCGGTACGGTGCGGCATCCCCGCAGAGGAGGTGCCGTTTATGCTGACTAAATTAGACCTGTCACGacctgtgacttttttttattttttatgtcttcGCCTTGGCAGAGGTTAAGTTCTAGGGCTCTTGGAGGATCAGACCGAGACACGTGCCTGTTAAAAGTATCGTCAAAACAATAGCAATGAAAGCAAACTGATTTATCAGCTCTGAATAGATGTTCAGGTGTAAATATTACTCAGTTTGGAACCCAAAGGAATTTCCTGCTCTGGAAAAAATGTGGTGGTTTGAAGAGCATTTTTTTGCAGGCAGAGGAAGATATTTTTATCAGCCAACACCACTGTCCTCTGTGGTTTGCTACTAGTATAAAAATCTGGCATTGATTTATCATACTCCTAGAGGAATTCAAAAGAATGATAACTAAGTTTTTAGCGTTTTTTTGCAGTTAAGAAGAAAGGCCACAGGAAACTTTGAACACAGCCTGGTTTTAGTCTACAATTTTGCACTAATAACGATGACCGTCATTGCTGTAGAAAAAATTGGTTATGGTTAACATTCTAGATCATTAAAATAACACTGGAAGATAAGGTCTTTGTTTCTAAAGCAACAGAAGATGAAGTAATGTTCTTCATACCTGAAGACACTAATCCTAGGCATTTTCACAGCAGGCGCTTTCATGTGAGAAGGTGTTGCAAGGTGAGGAATGAGTTTTAGGAACAGTAGAAATCTTTATAATTGTGGGTTTTGTGAATAATAACTTGCATAGTCTTTAGTTTGAGGTGAAGTGTTTTGGCATAGGTCTTTGATATTCTTGCTTTGGACAGTGAGGAGTGCGAGTTCTTTAATTTTTTGGATTCAGAGCGTGCAAGCTTCCTAGGCTGTGGTTAGTTTGTTGTATACAAAGTCCCCTGAAAGCCTGCCCCCTGTGCTTCTTTAGGAACTGTTAAAATGCTGTGTCTTTACTTTCATAAGTAAACTAGTCACAGCCCACTTCATAGTGTTTTTTTGCGCATTGCAGCAAGCATTGTACAACATAGTATTTTAGGGGTCTCTGCTGTATGCCCCATCACCAGTTATcgtcttttttgtttggttggttttgggtggtggatttctttttgttctttgagaCTAGCGTCCTAGTTCTTTGAACTAGTTTTCTAAACCAGTGTTCCTTCAGTAGCTCTTGGGTGGTGTGGTTTGGGGTTCAGTGGGTTTGGTGgcggttggggtttttgtttgttttgtttaagtattgctcaaaatattatttgctttcCAGGAAAACACATTCCTTGCGCAGCAGCCATTAGAATCTTATGTGTGAATTTGTTACTGTAGTTTTTGCTGCGTTGTTAAGGGTGGTTTATTTATTAAGGTTAACATTTAGGCATTGAGAAGCAAGTTCTTGCCTGTTCCTGTATCTTTGAGGGCCTGATAACTTTGCTAGCTGTCACCATGGGTTGACACTTACTGGAAACTTCTTGTACCTTTGTATTCATTACTTCTGTAACTAGTGATTAAATATTCTATCACATTTTCATAGTCAAATTTTAGTAAATGTAGATACTTGTCATATAAGGTATTATTAGGGAAACTTAGTAGTAATATGTGTTGAATTTTTGACTGGCACATACTTATGCAAAGCTATCTCTTCCCAGTTTTTCACTAAGAATTCCTAAGAATTGTTTAACTAGGGAACACTAGATCATTCCTGGTGGTGGACAGCTTCAAAAACTGTCTCCACTGTCAAATGTGAGTTGCTACTTACCAGGGAATGTTTTGCGTTTATCTATTTGTTCATGAGAAAATATTCAACATGGTCAGTTGAAGTTCTCAGACTAAAGGCAGCTGCAGTGTACATGATGACTTGTTGGAATAACCTACGACACTCCGGTTTCTTGCAGTCTTTCTCATTAGATGCTAGGCGTAGCTTTGTCATGTTATACAATAGTGGCTTCATAGTAGTATGTGCTGAATTTAACCACTTAATACTTGTAGTAATGCATGGTGTATGTTCTGAAATTTGTGAAGAGATGTTCTTTTAGAGCTTTACTGTGTGTTTTATTGTCTTGTTTTTCAAGAGGATAGTCTTTCTCTAGAATGGAGTAGACATTTTATGCTAAATATCTCCTTTTTACAGTCAGCATGCCAGTAGTGGAGAACGATAAGAGGAGATTCTGATACTCTGAAATCAAAATGGGTAACTGTTGACAAAATGCACTCACAGAAGATATGTAGTGCTTAGAAGCTTCTCTGTCCAAAATACAAAAACAGGTGTTATCCTAAAAAAGTAGGATGTAATTCCAGCTGCGGTGCAGCTGGAGAATTTAATGATATGAAAGGTGGTGGAATAAGGAAAGTAAAACTTTGTGTTGTCTCAGTTACCTTGAATAGACATGAAAAATGTTAGCGGATCATTATTTGTTAATGATTGATTTCTCTTCAATAGGAAGGTAATAGAGCTAGATCCTAAACAGTTCTGTGTCTTAAATGTATTCCTGCATTGAAGTCAGAGGAGGACAGAAACCATAGGGGTACTGTGAAAAGAGATGATGACAAGTTGGGAGAAGTGGCAACAGTGTATTTGGAGGCCATTGTGATAGAAGTAAAGACTGTTTTTTATCTTCTCATCACTAGTGCTTATCTAAGTAATGGTGACTTTTGAAAATGGCATCTGAAATActtgcagcttttttcctttttagtggTTGTAAAGTAGTTTCTTGATAGCTTGTTGAATCTTGAAAGTTGACTTCATTCTAAATATTAAGTACTGTGGGATTTGGGTTGCCTCCTAACAGTTGTTCAGGTTGTGCAAGGCAACTAAATTGTGTGTAATTATCACCCAAGCTTCCTTTTCGAACTGTTAAGCTTTGTAACCATTTTTAGCTATGTTAGAAAGTGCTTCTGATGTTATGGGTATTTACTTGAGGCAGGTgttaatgagaaaaatgttagaaaaactTTACAGCTGTGCTAGTATCTATCCAAGAAACACTGAAGAGTTCTTGTTATGCTACAGTGACAGTGCTTTCTGAGGACCCACATATAGGATGGGAGTTATGTGTTTTGCATTGTTATAGTAATTCTTCTGTCCTGCTCCAAGCAAAACAAGCTGCAGTGGTGAAAGTGCAGCTTTACTTTTGTAACTGTTTACACTGGAGGACTCTGCTGGCATAGCTGTGTGGGTAAGGttgtttgattttggtttggatttgggttttttttttccttctgaccCCCAACCAGGAGAATAAGAACTGTTTTTGTGGTTACCCTGTTAAAAAAGCTGTATATATAATCACAGTCTTGGCCCATCTAGGAAGGACAGTTAGatagctgtgttttatttaatgtgtgCTTATAGACAAAGTTTACATTTTCACCTAACCAGGTGGAAGTCATCTAAATTCAGAAGTGTTCTTCTGTTAATAACAGGGTGATGAATGATTTAAAAAGGTATAAAGAACTCGgatctgtgtgttttgcatGTGAAGTTGCCAGGTTCAAGACAGAACAATCTCCTGACTTGTTCGTGGGAAATACTAGAGGTACTAATAGAGTAAGAGGTAGAAATGATTCAAATGTGGAATCAGCATAGATGTTCAGCCAGTCTGTGTTCGTCTCTTGTCATCTTATTAACAACAATAAGAGTATGACTTCTTGAAACCATGTGGTTGGCTTCCTGCCACGTGTCTTGCCTGCCTCTTGAGAAGGCACTGAATATGTGATGCTTGGTTGGTGTCAACACTGAACAACAGATTCTAAGCAAGCAGGGAGCAATGAGCTCTTTGTGGGGAAGGAGAGTTCCACCTACTAGAGTAGTCCAGCATGCCGAGTTGTGTAGACTGGCAGAAAGTTGCTGCGTTCCAGTTGGAAAAACTTAAGGAAAGTTTAAATGCCAAATGTGTCAAGCGTAGCAGTTACTGGATATGTTGTAAAGGAATTGAAATCCTTCTCTGAATGGCTAGAATCTAGAGAGAGGGGTTAAATCCTGTACTAGCTGTTGGACTCTTGACCAGAACTTTGCCTTCAGCAGTACCTTTCTTAGTCCTGCCCTACCTAAGGATCAAGTTAAATGGAAGAGCAGTTCTAGCCATCTCTTCATATTAATGGGTGTTTTCATTGCCTAACATCTCTGTGCATTCCTTTAAAACaacttgctgctttttgcatatgttggggaaaaagaagtttcagTGTTTATTCAAAGTGCTGGAAAAAAGCCTCTATTTCTGACCATGATACCCTTAACACAAATGCCTCTGCATGGTACGGTGGAAGTCTGAAAGTCATGTTTATTTGACCTGGATGACCATTTGTGGTATGTTAGGCCATCCTCCTGCTTGCTTTGTCTAGTGAACACATTTGTCTTATTATG
The Falco peregrinus isolate bFalPer1 chromosome 6, bFalPer1.pri, whole genome shotgun sequence genome window above contains:
- the PAWR gene encoding PRKC apoptosis WT1 regulator protein, with protein sequence MATGGYRSAGGSTTDFLEEWKAKREKMRAKQAPPAPGAAAGGEARPAGGASSAELNNNLLPGGPPAPPDRAAPPAGGAVNCVSLASAALARSGPAKEPPPALAGVRAAEPAAKPPPAAAPGSPEGEEKLAAKGKSSGPSARKGKGQIEKRKLREKRRSTGVVNIPAAESLDEYEDDEAGQKERKKEDAITQQNTIQNESSSADTPGSYLLQDSSRMVSSRYKSTANASEEDIPSRYSRTDRTTYSRYSRDANSSGSSIPSNALEKRIEELERELSKERQEIARLMKMTQDKDEVIGKLKEEIDLLNRDLDDIEDENEQLKQENKTLLKVVGQLTR